A window of Roseburia hominis A2-183 genomic DNA:
TTATTATCAGGATATTCTCGGGGTGAGTGCGTTTGCAATGGGCGTGATCTTACTTGCAGCGCGTGTGTTTGACGCGTTCAACGATCCGATCATGGGTGTGGTGGTTGCCAAGACAAGGACGAGATGGGGAAAATTCCGCCCGTGGCTTTTGATCGGAACGATTTTAAATGCCATCATGCTCTACCTGATGTTCTCTGCACCGCCGGCACTCGACGGAGGCGGTCTGGTGGCCTATGCAGCAGTCACCTATGTGCTCTGGGGTGTGACGTACACGATGATGGATATCCCTTACTGGTCAATGATTCCGGCGTTTACCGAGGGCGGTAAAGAGCGTGAGGGACTTTCCACGATGGCGCGCTCCTGTGCGGGCGTCGGCTCTGCCATCATCACGATCATCACAATGTTATGTGTATACCGTCTTGGCGGCGGGGATGAGCGCGTGGGATTCAAGTGGTTTGCACTCATCATTGCAATCTTATTTGTACTTTTCACGACGATTACATGTGTCAACGTCAAGGAAAAATCTACGGTCAATGTGGATTCTCCGTCTGTGGGACAGATGTTCCGTGCACTGATTCAGAACGACCAGGCGATGACGGTCGTGATCACCATCGTTCTCATCAACTGTGCGGTCTATACGACCTCAAACCTTGTGATCTATTTCTTTAAATATGACTTCGGCGGCGAGGGCTGGTACAACAGCTACACCTTGTTTAATACGTTCGGCGGAGCGGTACAGATTCTGTCCATGATGATCTTATTCCCGCTGCTGCGCAAATTCATGGGAACGATCCAGGTGTTCTACACAGGATTTGCTATGGCAATCATCGGTTATGTGGTGCTTTTAGTACTGGCATTCACCAATATGTCCAACGTGATACTGCTGTTTATCCCGGGATTTTTCATCTTTGCAGCAAACGGCGTGCTGACAGTGCTGACGACGGTGTTCCTTGCCAATACCGTAGACTATGGACAGCTGAAAAATCACAGACGTGACGAGAGCGTGATCTTTTCCATGCAGACGTTCGTGGTCAAACTGGCGAGCGGCGTGGCGGCACTGATTGCATCGATCTGCTTACAGATCTGCAATCTGAGCAACGATACAACAGATACCGCAGCAGTTGCGACAGCTGCCACATCCTCGGTGGTAGGTCTGCGCATGACAATGACGATTCTTCCGATCATCTGCCTTCTGTGCGGCATTTTCATTTTCCACAAAAAGTATATTCTGACGGAGGAGAAGGTTGCCGAGATCGCAGAGCAGGTCAAGAAAGGGGCATACTAAATGATAAAAGCGGACGGACATATTTTTGTGCTGGAGACGGCGCATACGACATACTGCTTCCGGAGAATGGAGACAGGGCATTTGGAGCATCTGTATTACGGAAGGCACCTGACGCTGCCTGAGCATCCGGCGGAGTGTGATGTTGCTCCGCTGGTGGAGAAGCATACATTTGCACCGGGAAATACGAATCTCTGCGACGGGGAGCATCCGGCGTTCTCTCTGGAGGACATGCGGCTTGAGATGTCCTCCTACGGAAAAGGGGACATCCGCGAACCGTTTGTGGAGATCGTGCACGCGGATGGCAGCACCACTTCGGATTTCCGCTATGAAAGCTATGAGATCACAGAAAAGACGGCGGGGACAGAAAACGGAGATCTCCCGGGAGCTTACGACGAGAAGGGGGAGGCGCAGCGTCTCAGCGTAAGGCTGCGCGATCATTCCTATGATCTTGTGCTGGAACTTCATTATGATGTCTACGCAGAGTGCGATGCGATTGTGCGAAGCGCCGTTCTCTTCAATGAGAGCGGGGAGACGGTCCGTCTGAATCGCCTGATGAGCACCCAGATCGACTTTGATCCGGCAGAGTATGTTTTTACAACCTTTACCGGTGCGTGGGCGAGGGAGATGCACCGCTCCGATACGCGCATGGAGGCGGGAAAACATGTCAATGCGTCCTACACGGGAACCTCCTCCAGCCGTGCCAACCCGTTCGTCATGATTGCAAAGACGGATACGACGGAGGATACCGGAGAGTGTTATGGATGCAACCTCATCTACAGCGGCAATCACTATGAGGCGGCGGAAGTGAGCGGCTACGGCAAGATGCGCCTGACTGCCGGCATCAATCCGCAGTCATTTTCCTGGCTGCTGGCTCCGGGGGAGAACTTTGCGGCGCCGGAGGCGGTCATGGCGTATTCCTGCGAGGGCTACAATGGCATGAGCCAGTGCATGCATGCATTTGTGCGGGAGCACATCGTGCGTGGAGCGTTTAAGCACAAGGTGCGTCCGGTGCTGCTTAACAGCTGGGAGGCAGCCTATTTTGACATCAATGAGAGAAAGCTGCTTGCTCTGGCGAAGAAGGCAAAGGAAGCCGGCGTAGAACTTTTTGTGATGGACGACGGCTGGTTCGGCGAGCGCAATGATGACGCACATTCCCTGGGAGACTGGGAAGTCAACGAGAAGAAGCTTCCGGGAGGTCTTGCGGGACTTGGAAGAAAGATCAAGGCGCTCGGGCTGGATTTCGGTATCTGGGTGGAGCCGGAGATGGTGAATGTGAACAGTCATCTCTATCAGGCACATCCGGACTGGACGATCGAGATTCCGGGAAAACCGCACGCGGAGGGACGCAATCAGCGCATTCTGGATCTTACGAGAACGGAAGTGCAGGACTATATCATCGAGACGATGACGAATGTCTTTTCCTCGGCGGAGATCTCCTATGTCAAATGGGATATGAACCGGACGTTTACGGATTACTATTCCGGAGCGCTTCCGCCGGAGCGGCAGGGAGAGGTGGCACACCGCTATGTGCTGGGACTGTACCGGTGCATGAGAGAGCTTACCGCGCGTTTCCCGGACATTCTCTTTGAGGGATGCTCGGCGGGCGGCAACCGGTTCGATCTTGGAATTTTATCCTATTTTCCACAGATCTGGGCGTCGGATGACACGGATGCGCTCTGCCGGGCGGAGATTCAGACCGGCTATTCCTACGGCTATCCGATGTCCGTTGTGAGCGCCCATGTGTCGGCGTGCCCGAACCACCAGACGCTCCGCGTGACGCCGCTTGAGACACGGTTCGCCGTGGCGGCATTCGGCATCTGCGGCTATGAGTGCAATTTCTGCGATCTGTCCCGCGAGGATTTTGCGGCGGTAAAGGCACAGATCGCACTGTACAAACAGTGGCGGGAGGTATTGCAGAAGGGACGGTTTTACCGCGGACGCACATTCGGAGAGGGGGCACATGAAAGTGTACTCTCCCAGAGTGCGGGGAACCAGATGGAGTGGACCTGTGTGTCGGAAGACCAGACCCGTGCGGTCGGTATGCTCATGCAGAAGCTGGTCGTACCGAATACCCAGTATCACAGCTATCACGCGAAGGGATTAAAACCCGATGCGCGGTACCATTTCTATAACCGCAGCTTAAAATACAATATCAAGGATTTCGGGGATCTGGTCAATACCGTCTCCCCGGTACACATTAAGCAGGATTCGCTGGCGCTGGATCTGATCGCCAGATTTAAGAAGATGGACGGGGAGATCGAGGATTGCCATGTAGCCGGAGATATGTTAATGTATCATGGAGTGAAGCTTAAACAGGCGTTCGGCGGAACCGGATACAACAATGAGGTGCGGTATTTTCAGGATTTCGCTGCGCGCATGTATTTTATGGAAGAGGAAAAAGGACATGCAGACAGCGGGGAAGCAGAAGAAAAAGAGAGATAACAGCAGCAGAATCAGAAGCGGGGCAGCGGCACTTTGTGCGGCCCTGCTTCTTTTGCTGTCGGGATGCGGAGCGGCATCGGACGGGCAGGCGGTAAGGCAGCAGGCAGCACTGTCCGGAGGAACCTTGCAGGATGGTCAGATGTCGGAATTGCAGATGGCAGAGCAGCAGGAGAATGGCGGCTCACCGACAGAGGAGATGGCAGAGCCGGGGGAAGGACAGACGCCGGACGGAACGCTGTCGGTGACGTTTTTGGATGTCGGACAGGGCAATGCCGTTTTAGTGGAGCAGGGCGGAGCGTATATGCTGATCGACGGCGGCAACAGGGATTACTCCTCGTTTGTGGTAAGCTATCTGAAGGAACAGGGCGTGGAAGAACTCGCCTATGTGATCGCTTCTCACTACGATGCGGATCACTTAAACGGTGTGGTCGGCGCCCTGCACGCATTTTCCTGCGGGCAGGTGCTTGCTCCCGATTACGTGACGGATACCAGAGTCTATGAGTCGTTTGAGCGCGTGATAAAGGAGCAGGATATCGCACTTGCCTACCCGGCGGTGGGAGACACTTACACGCTTGGCGATGCCTCTTTTACGGTGGTCTGCCCAAAAGCCTATGATCCGAAGGAGGATAATGATAATTCCGTCGGAATCCGCCTTGTGTACGGCGACACCAGCTTTTTAATCTGCGGTGACGCCGGAAAAGCCGAAGAGCAGGCGATGCTTGACTCCGGCGTGACGCTGGAGTCGGACGTGTATCTGGCAAGTCATCACGGGAGTGAAGGGTCTTCCTCCGAAGCGTTTATGCGCGCCGTGTCGCCGTCGGCGGTTGTGATCAGTGCGGGTGCGGGGAACTCCTACGGCCATCCGACGCGCACGGTACTCGACCGGGTGAAGGCATGCGGGGCAGCGCTCTACCGGACGGATCTGCAGGGAACCATCACGGTCACAAGTGACGGAACCTCCCTTAGCTGGAGCGTGGACGCGACGCAGGATTACCGGGACGGGGATGAGGTCGCGGCAGGTGCTGCGGACACCACGGGAACATCCGGGGCGGCAGATACCGCAGGAAGCGCGGCACAGGCATCATCCGGGGGAGAGACTGCCGCGGGCGGCACAGCGGACGTGACAGGAGAATACGTGCTCAATACGAACACAAAGAAGTTTCACCGGTCATCCTGCTCGAGTGTTGCGCAGATGTCGCCGGAAAACAAGGCGGCATTCTCCGGAAGCAGGGAGGAACTGATTGCAGCCGGATATGATCCGTGCAAGAGATGTAATCCCTGACGGAATTCTGTCTGTACAACAGATGATAAGAGAAATGCAATGATTTTTAACAGAAAGCATAAAAAATGGAATGGAAAAAGACCGGTTGTATGCGTTTGGTGAAAAAGCTGCGCTGCCCGTTCTTTTTCTGCTTGTGATTCCCGTCTGGGGAGCTGCCCAGATCTTGAATACGCCGGTGATCTGTGTGTATCGTTTCGGAATATACGGCATCTGCTTCCTTCTGGGCTACTATGTCTTTTCCCATAAAAAAGTGACCGACCGGCTGGCGTGCGTGAGCGTCCCGCTTGCAACCGCGGCTGTGGTGCTGACAGTTTTTTATGTGCGGTATTATTTTGGGGAAAATTATGCAGAGGAGCCGGTGGTAAACAGTCCGTTTTCCATTTTGTATGGCTGAACGGTGTGTCTGGCAGTCCTGGGAGGAATGAAGCGCTGGGGCAACCGTACGTCGCGAAAGACAGCGTGGCTTTCTAAAAAGAGCTACGGACTGTATCTGTTCCACTATCTGGCACTCTCGGCGGCGGCATATTTTCTGGACCGCTACACCAAAGTTACGGGGGTTGCAGCCTACCTTTTGTCGGGAATTGCAGCCTATGCGGGCGGCTATCTTCTCTATGAGCTGATAAAAAGAATTCCGGTCATAAGATGGTGTGTGATTGGAGAGAAAAAGGAGAGGAAACATGTTCAAAGATAATCTGATGATGCTGCGGAAGATGCGTGGAATGACGCAGGAGGAACTGGCGGAGAAGATTGATGTGTCCAGGCAGACACTTTCCAAATACGAGACGGGAGTTTCCCATAGTTAAAGATACCACACCAAATATGATGAACCCACGCTTATACACTACCAGCTATAATAAACCGCAAGGACAGCAATTTGATGATACTGCTGTCCTTTCTTTTATAAAATTGCAGTACACATAAAAAAGCTGTAAAATGATAAATATATTTGTCCTTGTAACAATTCTCGGACATTTGCCTGTTATACTATCTGCAAAAAGCAAAGGAAGTGAGGATATGAAGCAGATTTTAATTGTCGAGGACGACAGTTTTTTGAATAAGATGGTGGCCTATAACCTGACCGCAGACGGCTATGGCGTGACTTCTGCCCTAAATGCCAGAACCGCAGCCGACGCCATCCGCCAGCGGGAATTTGATTTAGTGCTGCTGGACATCAACCTGCCGGACGGGAACGGCTTTGAGCTGTGCAAGCTAATAAAGCCTCAGCACCCGGACACCATCGTAATATTCCTGACCGCCAACGATCAGGAGAGCGACCAGATACGGGGTTATGAGGTGGGCGCGGTGGACTACATCACAAAGCCCTTTGTGATTGGGGCCTTGCAGCGGAAAATCAAAGCCATGTTCGCCATGCTGGAACACCACAAACCGGCCAAGGACATTTACGACGACGGGCGGTTGTTTCTGGACTTCTCGGAGCAGACGGCTTCCCTAAACGGCAAGCCCCTGACCCTATCCCCGATGGAGTACAAAATGCTGAACCTGTTCCGCAAAAATCCCCGGCAAGTGCTGACCCGTGGGCAGCTTTTGGAAAAGCTGTGGGATATAGATGAAAGGTTTGTGGACGAACACACCCTGACAACCTCCATCAGCCGGATTCGCAGCAAGATTGAATCTGATGGCGGCCCCCCCTACATCAAGACCGTTTACGGCATGGGCTATCAATGGACGGGAGGCGAGGCAAAATGAAGTTTCAAAACCTCTCGGTAAAGCGGCTGTTTGGCCGGGTGGCAATGGGGCTTGTCCTCTCCATGTCCGGGATCACCATAGCCCTGTTTTTTGTGACAAAACAGATTGCGGTGCTGCTGACGGGCGGGGCGCTGCTGCTGTGCGCCCTTGTGGGGATTTTTGTACTGACGCAGGCGTTTGGAAAGCGGCTGTCGCAGTTTACCGCTGACCTGTGCCAGACTTTAGACCACATGATCGCTGGGAATGAAGCGCCCCAGCGCCCAGAGGACAGCGAAACCCAGCTTGCTAGAATCGGACACCGGCTGGCAAGGCTTTACCAGATCATGCAGGAGAACCGCCGCCGGGTGGACGAGGAACGGCAGGAGTTACAGACCCTTGTATCAGATATTTCCCATCAGGTGAAAACGCCGGTGAGCAATCTGAAAATGGCGACGGACACCCTGCTGGAAAAGCCCATGACCGAGGCGGAGCGCACCGACTTTATCCGGGGAATCCGCAGCCAGACGGATAAGCTGGACTTTCTCTTTCAGGCCCTTGTAAAAACCTCCCGGCTGGAAACAGGCGTGATCCAGTTAGACAAGAAGCCGGGTCGCCTCTTTGATACCGTGGCGCAGGCCATGAGTGGGATTGTGTATGCAGCGGAGAAAAAGGAAATCGCTGTGTCCGTGGACTGCCCGGAGGATTTGACCGTTTTCCATGACAGCAAGTGGACATCCGAAGCCCTCTTTAACCTGCTGGACAATGCAGTGAAGTACACCCCGGCAGGCGGGAAAATCGCCGTGTCAGTGGTGCTGTGGGAAATGTATGTGGAGATCAAAGTAGTCGACACCGGCAAGGGCATTTCCGAAAGCAATCAGGCTGCCATCTTCCGGCGCTTCTATCGTGAGGAAGAAGTACACGAACAGCAGGGCGTGGGCATTGGCCTGTATCTGGCCCGCGAGATCGTAACGCGGCAAGGCGGCTATATCAAAGTGGTTTCGGAGCCGGGCAAGGGTTCAGAATTTTCCATTATGCTGCCGACAAAATAGAACGCGGCGGACGGCCATTTCCGGCTGCCCGCCGTAAGTCTTTTCGCAACAGTGTGCCGATAAAGCTGCCAGTGGCAGTTTTTCGGCGGAAATGTCCGAGCGTTGTAACATTTCACCCCCGATTTTCAATGAAATTTTTTGGCCGCTGTAACATTTCGCGGACATTTGGGTTTTACAATAGCCTTATCAACAGGCAGAAAGCCTTGAAAGGAGTTTTGAGTATGAGCGTTTTACAGGCGATTGATCTGAAAAAGTATTACGGCACAGAGCCGAACATTACCCGCGCCCTTGACGGTGTGAACTTCTCCGTGGAGGACGGCGAGTTTGTGGCCGTTGTGGGAACATCCGGCAGCGGCAAGTCCACCCTGCTTCACATGATGGGCGGGCTGGACACTCCCACCAGCGGAACCGTGATCGTCCGGGGCGAAGAACTGGCAAAGAAGAACGATGAACAGCTTACCATCTTTCGCCGCCGCAACATCGGCTTTATCTTCCAGAACTATAACCTTGTTCCTATTCTGAATGTGTATGAGAACATCGTCCTGCCGGTGGAGCTGGACGGGGACACGGTGGATCAGAAGTTTTTGGACGAGATCGTTCACCTGCTGGGGCTGGAAGATAAACTGAAAAATATGCCGAATAATCTTTCTGGCGGACAGCAGCAGCGTGTGGCGATTGCCCGCGCTCTGATTACCAAACCGGCTATTGTGCTGGCCGATGAGCCAACCGGTAACCTTGACAGCAAGACCAGCGCCGAGGTGCTGGGACTTATCAAGCGCACCAGCGCGGAGTTCCGGCAAACCGTTGTAATGATTACCCACAATGACGACATAGCCCGCCTTGCAGATCGGATTGTCCGCATTGAGGATGGCAGGATTGTGGAATAAGGAGGTGGCAAGCTATGACATGGCCTTTTGAAAATGATACCAGTGACATTGAAAAGAAGCTGGCAAAGCGCAGTTTGCATCGTGAACGGCAGCGTAATTTATTTGCAATCATTGCTCTTGTGCTAACTGCATTTATGATAACTGCGACATTCAGTATTGGTTTTAGTTACTTTGAAACCTACCAAATGCAACAAATTCGGTTAATGGGAACTACCGCTGATGTCGGAATCACAAATGTAACAGAAAATCAGTTGGTTGAAATTTCAAAATCAAACCTTGTCCTTGACGTAGGTATACAGCAGCGTTTAGGTAGTGTTGATACAGAACAACTGAGAAACGCAAGATTAGGTGTAGTATGGATAAATGATACAGAGTGGGAACACCACCGTCTTCCTACTATATCAGGTGTTGTAGGAAATTACCCATCAAGTAAAAACGAAATTATGCTACCTACATGGGTGCTTGAACAGATGGGCATTTCTGATCCGCAAATAGGGATGGAGATTGTGTTGTCATACCAAATTGGCGATAGCTATGATTATGTCACGGACACCTTTTTGCTGTCGGGCTACTATACGGACTACATTCCAGTGCGCACAAATAATCGTGGTTATGTTTATGTTTCATCCGCTTTTAAGGATAGCTTAAATGTATCACTGGATAATAGTGTTACGGCAATGATCCGTTTTCAAGGCAATGATAATGCTGACAAAAACTGTGAAAGATTGCGGCGTGAGATTGACTTTACAGAAGGGCAAACATTTGAAATTGTACCATTAGAACAGGCAAATGGTGGAACTATTATTTTAGCTGTAATAATTTTAGCAGTTTTTATATCCTTTAGCGGCTATCTGCTGATTTATAATATTCTTTATGTCTCTGTCATAAAAGATGTGCAATTCTATGGCCGTCTTAAAACGATTGGAACGACCCAAAGGCAGATAAAGAGAATTATCTATAAGCAGGCAATCAGAATCTCTTGTATTGGTATTCCGATTGGTCTGTTACTTGGTGCGGTTGTTTCCTTTGGCATTGTTCCTTACTTCCTGAATATGATGTATTCAACAAATTCTGATGTGGGAACAAAAGTATCTTTTTCGCCGTTTATTTTCATAGGAGCGGCCATATTTACGTTCATTACCGTTATGATTGCAAGCATGAAGCCCGCCAAAATTGCCGGAAGTGTTTCACCAATAGCAGCACTCCAATATACAGCAGCCAGCACAAAGAGTAGCGCCAGAAATTGTAGCAAAATGAAGTTGTCCAGAATGGCATGGAACAATGTCTTTCGTAATGCTAAGAGTACAACCCTTGTTTTTGCATCGCTTTTTTTCGGCCTTTCCTTGTTCCTTGTCGTCACAGGGCTATTACATGGTTTAAACCCGGAGAATTATGTGAGCCAATGGGGAGTAAGCGATTTTGCACTCACATATAGTATCCACGAAAGAGAAGATTTAATTTCCAGCGAAATGGTTTCAGAGGTTGGTCAGCTTGACGGCATTGAGAATTTGAGGTTGACCTATGCACCTTATCCTCAAGTAGTAGCAGATGTTGTATATGACGATGCTGTATTTCACGAGTTTCTTGCGTCATTAGACGGAGTAAACGGCATTGATTTTTCTGATCCGGCAAAATTAGAAAATTATCAGCAAAACTTTTTTAGTGGGGTTTTTGGAATTGACAGTGCATATTTGGAAGAAATCAATAAAACCTTAAACTTGCCTATTGACACGTCTGCCTTTGAACAAGGAAAGGTTGTGCTGCTGTCCAAAACAGTAGAAGACCTTATTCAGCCGGGGCAGGAAATAACAATCCAGACGCAGAACGGACAGCATTCCTTTATTGTAGCGAACGGTTATTTGAATGAAGGGTTTCGAGCAGGAGGAGGCAATGAGAGAGGGACGGCTCCTGATTTGTATATTAGTCAAACAGCTTTGAAAGAACTCTTTCCGCAAT
This region includes:
- a CDS encoding glycoside-pentoside-hexuronide (GPH):cation symporter; translation: MKLTGKEKVSYGLGAVGKDMVYMLSASYILYYYQDILGVSAFAMGVILLAARVFDAFNDPIMGVVVAKTRTRWGKFRPWLLIGTILNAIMLYLMFSAPPALDGGGLVAYAAVTYVLWGVTYTMMDIPYWSMIPAFTEGGKEREGLSTMARSCAGVGSAIITIITMLCVYRLGGGDERVGFKWFALIIAILFVLFTTITCVNVKEKSTVNVDSPSVGQMFRALIQNDQAMTVVITIVLINCAVYTTSNLVIYFFKYDFGGEGWYNSYTLFNTFGGAVQILSMMILFPLLRKFMGTIQVFYTGFAMAIIGYVVLLVLAFTNMSNVILLFIPGFFIFAANGVLTVLTTVFLANTVDYGQLKNHRRDESVIFSMQTFVVKLASGVAALIASICLQICNLSNDTTDTAAVATAATSSVVGLRMTMTILPIICLLCGIFIFHKKYILTEEKVAEIAEQVKKGAY
- a CDS encoding alpha-galactosidase — protein: MIKADGHIFVLETAHTTYCFRRMETGHLEHLYYGRHLTLPEHPAECDVAPLVEKHTFAPGNTNLCDGEHPAFSLEDMRLEMSSYGKGDIREPFVEIVHADGSTTSDFRYESYEITEKTAGTENGDLPGAYDEKGEAQRLSVRLRDHSYDLVLELHYDVYAECDAIVRSAVLFNESGETVRLNRLMSTQIDFDPAEYVFTTFTGAWAREMHRSDTRMEAGKHVNASYTGTSSSRANPFVMIAKTDTTEDTGECYGCNLIYSGNHYEAAEVSGYGKMRLTAGINPQSFSWLLAPGENFAAPEAVMAYSCEGYNGMSQCMHAFVREHIVRGAFKHKVRPVLLNSWEAAYFDINERKLLALAKKAKEAGVELFVMDDGWFGERNDDAHSLGDWEVNEKKLPGGLAGLGRKIKALGLDFGIWVEPEMVNVNSHLYQAHPDWTIEIPGKPHAEGRNQRILDLTRTEVQDYIIETMTNVFSSAEISYVKWDMNRTFTDYYSGALPPERQGEVAHRYVLGLYRCMRELTARFPDILFEGCSAGGNRFDLGILSYFPQIWASDDTDALCRAEIQTGYSYGYPMSVVSAHVSACPNHQTLRVTPLETRFAVAAFGICGYECNFCDLSREDFAAVKAQIALYKQWREVLQKGRFYRGRTFGEGAHESVLSQSAGNQMEWTCVSEDQTRAVGMLMQKLVVPNTQYHSYHAKGLKPDARYHFYNRSLKYNIKDFGDLVNTVSPVHIKQDSLALDLIARFKKMDGEIEDCHVAGDMLMYHGVKLKQAFGGTGYNNEVRYFQDFAARMYFMEEEKGHADSGEAEEKER
- a CDS encoding MBL fold metallo-hydrolase, yielding MQTAGKQKKKRDNSSRIRSGAAALCAALLLLLSGCGAASDGQAVRQQAALSGGTLQDGQMSELQMAEQQENGGSPTEEMAEPGEGQTPDGTLSVTFLDVGQGNAVLVEQGGAYMLIDGGNRDYSSFVVSYLKEQGVEELAYVIASHYDADHLNGVVGALHAFSCGQVLAPDYVTDTRVYESFERVIKEQDIALAYPAVGDTYTLGDASFTVVCPKAYDPKEDNDNSVGIRLVYGDTSFLICGDAGKAEEQAMLDSGVTLESDVYLASHHGSEGSSSEAFMRAVSPSAVVISAGAGNSYGHPTRTVLDRVKACGAALYRTDLQGTITVTSDGTSLSWSVDATQDYRDGDEVAAGAADTTGTSGAADTAGSAAQASSGGETAAGGTADVTGEYVLNTNTKKFHRSSCSSVAQMSPENKAAFSGSREELIAAGYDPCKRCNP
- a CDS encoding acyltransferase family protein; the encoded protein is MKRWGNRTSRKTAWLSKKSYGLYLFHYLALSAAAYFLDRYTKVTGVAAYLLSGIAAYAGGYLLYELIKRIPVIRWCVIGEKKERKHVQR
- a CDS encoding helix-turn-helix transcriptional regulator, giving the protein MFKDNLMMLRKMRGMTQEELAEKIDVSRQTLSKYETGVSHS
- a CDS encoding response regulator transcription factor; translation: MKQILIVEDDSFLNKMVAYNLTADGYGVTSALNARTAADAIRQREFDLVLLDINLPDGNGFELCKLIKPQHPDTIVIFLTANDQESDQIRGYEVGAVDYITKPFVIGALQRKIKAMFAMLEHHKPAKDIYDDGRLFLDFSEQTASLNGKPLTLSPMEYKMLNLFRKNPRQVLTRGQLLEKLWDIDERFVDEHTLTTSISRIRSKIESDGGPPYIKTVYGMGYQWTGGEAK
- a CDS encoding sensor histidine kinase, producing MKFQNLSVKRLFGRVAMGLVLSMSGITIALFFVTKQIAVLLTGGALLLCALVGIFVLTQAFGKRLSQFTADLCQTLDHMIAGNEAPQRPEDSETQLARIGHRLARLYQIMQENRRRVDEERQELQTLVSDISHQVKTPVSNLKMATDTLLEKPMTEAERTDFIRGIRSQTDKLDFLFQALVKTSRLETGVIQLDKKPGRLFDTVAQAMSGIVYAAEKKEIAVSVDCPEDLTVFHDSKWTSEALFNLLDNAVKYTPAGGKIAVSVVLWEMYVEIKVVDTGKGISESNQAAIFRRFYREEEVHEQQGVGIGLYLAREIVTRQGGYIKVVSEPGKGSEFSIMLPTK
- a CDS encoding ABC transporter ATP-binding protein, which translates into the protein MSVLQAIDLKKYYGTEPNITRALDGVNFSVEDGEFVAVVGTSGSGKSTLLHMMGGLDTPTSGTVIVRGEELAKKNDEQLTIFRRRNIGFIFQNYNLVPILNVYENIVLPVELDGDTVDQKFLDEIVHLLGLEDKLKNMPNNLSGGQQQRVAIARALITKPAIVLADEPTGNLDSKTSAEVLGLIKRTSAEFRQTVVMITHNDDIARLADRIVRIEDGRIVE
- a CDS encoding ABC transporter permease, whose amino-acid sequence is MTWPFENDTSDIEKKLAKRSLHRERQRNLFAIIALVLTAFMITATFSIGFSYFETYQMQQIRLMGTTADVGITNVTENQLVEISKSNLVLDVGIQQRLGSVDTEQLRNARLGVVWINDTEWEHHRLPTISGVVGNYPSSKNEIMLPTWVLEQMGISDPQIGMEIVLSYQIGDSYDYVTDTFLLSGYYTDYIPVRTNNRGYVYVSSAFKDSLNVSLDNSVTAMIRFQGNDNADKNCERLRREIDFTEGQTFEIVPLEQANGGTIILAVIILAVFISFSGYLLIYNILYVSVIKDVQFYGRLKTIGTTQRQIKRIIYKQAIRISCIGIPIGLLLGAVVSFGIVPYFLNMMYSTNSDVGTKVSFSPFIFIGAAIFTFITVMIASMKPAKIAGSVSPIAALQYTAASTKSSARNCSKMKLSRMAWNNVFRNAKSTTLVFASLFFGLSLFLVVTGLLHGLNPENYVSQWGVSDFALTYSIHEREDLISSEMVSEVGQLDGIENLRLTYAPYPQVVADVVYDDAVFHEFLASLDGVNGIDFSDPAKLENYQQNFFSGVFGIDSAYLEEINKTLNLPIDTSAFEQGKVVLLSKTVEDLIQPGQEITIQTQNGQHSFIVANGYLNEGFRAGGGNERGTAPDLYISQTALKELFPQYRVFRVAFDTDGQHDESILQELKQITASQANIDIISRYERREEMQEYLITAKVLGTGLSVILLLVGVMNFVNTMVVNVNTRRYELAVLESIGMTKRQIKRMLFMEGFYYWGVSLSLAVTIGTAIFILLYMIFSKVAYYAVFSYPFIPLVLVSGLVLLICLIVPIWVYKTDVNLPVVERLRLTE